GACCGGGGCGGGCCGCCTACTACATCGGCTCGGCCGACCTCATGCCCCGCAACCTCGATCGTCGGGTCGAGGCGCTGGTGTCGGTGCTCGACCCGGCGCTGCAGGACCGGTTGCAGCAGGTGCTCGACGTCAACCTGGCGGACGACCAGCACGCGTGGGTGCTCGAGCCGTCTGGGCGGTGGGTGCGGCGGAAGGGACCCGAGGGCGTCTCCACGCACGAGCGGCTTCAGGAGCTGGCCCTGGTCCGGGCCGGCCGCCGGGCGGAGTGAGCGGCGGGACGCTCGTCCGGGCGGCGGGCGCCGTCGTCTGGCGGCGATCGTCGGGCGGCGGCGAGGTCGAGGTGCTGCTGGTGCACCGGCCCCGGCACGAGGACTGGTCGTTGCCGAAGGGGAAGCTCGATCCCGGCGAGTCGTGGGAGGACGCGGCCTGCCGGGAGATCGAGGAGGAGACCGGGGTGGTGGGCGCTCTCGGCCGGGAGCTGTGCGGCGCGGCGTACACCGTGGCCGAGGGGCCGAAGCTGGTGCGCTACTGGCTGATGTCGGTCGTGTCCGACCGGTCGGCCGAACGGCGTCCCGACGACGAGGTCGACGAGGCGCGCTGGTGCGTGCTCGACGAGGCGCGGTCGTTGCTCGACCACGACCTGGACCGGGTCGTGCTGCGGTCTGCGAGCCTGGCGTGGTGACGAGCGAGCTGTCGACGTGGCGCCGGGTGCCGAACGACCCGGCCGAGTGGTTCTCCGACGAGGAGCTGGACCGGTCGCGCGCCTGCCAGCGCCCCTTGACCCGGCTGCGGTTGGTGCGTGCCGCCTGCGGGCTCGTCGGCATCGCCCTCGTCATCGGGCTGGAGCTGCCCCAGTCGCTCGTCGATGCCGTCGGCGTGTCGAACTGGGTGGCGCAGCTGCTCGTCGTCGTCGTGCTCCTCGAGGTGGTGGCGCTGGTGTACAACCCGGCGCTCGACTGGTGGGTCGATCTGGTCCACGACCGCCGGTGGGGGTTGTCCACCCAGACGCCGGGCGGGTTCGTCGCCGATCAGGTGAAGAGCCTCCTGCTCGGGGTCGTGGTGAACCTGGCGCTCCTGGTGCCGCTCTACGCGGTGATCCGTGGCACCGACCTGTGGTGGCTGTGGGGGTGGCTGCTGCTCGTCGGGTTCAGCGTGGGGCTCGGCTTCCTCTATCCGGTCGTCATCGCCCCGATCTTCAACCGCTTCGAGCCGCTGGAGGACGAGATCCTGGCGGGGCGGATCCAGGAGATCGCCGAGCGGGCGGGCGTCGACATCGAGGGCGCCTTCGTGGCCGACGAGAGCCGCCGCTCGACGCGTGACAACGCGTACGTGGCCGGCCTCGGCGCCACGCGGCGGGTCGTGCTCTACGACACGATCCTCGAGCACCCGCCGGCGGTGGTCGCGCAGGTGGTGGCCCACGAGGTCGGGCACTGGCGGCTCGGCCACCTCCGGAAGCAGATCCCGCTGGCGGCGGTGTTGGCGTTGGTGCTGATGCTGGGGCTGCGGCTGCTGTCGGAGTGGGAGGGGCTGTGGTCGGCGATCTCGGTGGACGGGTTGGGCGACCCGGCGTCGCTG
This portion of the Actinomarinicola tropica genome encodes:
- a CDS encoding NUDIX hydrolase; this encodes MSGGTLVRAAGAVVWRRSSGGGEVEVLLVHRPRHEDWSLPKGKLDPGESWEDAACREIEEETGVVGALGRELCGAAYTVAEGPKLVRYWLMSVVSDRSAERRPDDEVDEARWCVLDEARSLLDHDLDRVVLRSASLAW
- a CDS encoding M48 family metallopeptidase; the protein is MTSELSTWRRVPNDPAEWFSDEELDRSRACQRPLTRLRLVRAACGLVGIALVIGLELPQSLVDAVGVSNWVAQLLVVVVLLEVVALVYNPALDWWVDLVHDRRWGLSTQTPGGFVADQVKSLLLGVVVNLALLVPLYAVIRGTDLWWLWGWLLLVGFSVGLGFLYPVVIAPIFNRFEPLEDEILAGRIQEIAERAGVDIEGAFVADESRRSTRDNAYVAGLGATRRVVLYDTILEHPPAVVAQVVAHEVGHWRLGHLRKQIPLAAVLALVLMLGLRLLSEWEGLWSAISVDGLGDPASLPVLLLAVQVGFGTMGLAMSYVSRAFERQADVEALELLGEPELMHDMLRRLHVKNLSDLDPSRWKRAQATHPPAAERMALVREWRRAHHPTPST